A genomic stretch from Terriglobus sp. RCC_193 includes:
- a CDS encoding Ig-like domain repeat protein yields the protein MRIPAKMSPPRQMTAPAYIAKVYIADTNNSAIHKYAPSGSGYIQLSDVANGLNNPRGVAVDGNGNVYIADTNNNRVLKETLSSGAYTQSTIANGLNNPQSVAVDGNGNVYIPDPNNNRVLKETLSSGTYTQSTIASGLNSPGGVAVDGNGNVYFSNYDTQRIVKIDIADPPSLSFATAPVGTTSSDSPKTVTLINNGNADLSFPSPSPSGNNPSISTNFILSSSSGTACPLVNSSSSAPGTLAANTSCDLPISFSPTAAGSISGSLILTDNHLNATAPYATQTIALSGTAIQPVTATLAVVSSTLTANHVATPFTPVTGSGGTAPLSYTASPGLPAGLSFNTATGTVSGTPTVTSAATTYTVTVTDTNGATATANFSLTVVGDTPTVSFTVPQHTYGDAPFTVTATSNSTGAFTYSVVSGPATISGNTVTITGAGTVTLQVDMAATALYLSGTATTSFNVAPAIPTLNFAAVGAKTYGDAPFAVSATSASNGTVTYTVVSGPATIAGSTVTITGAGAVTLQASQATAGNYATATATTSFNVAPAIPTLSFAVVGTKTYGDAPFPVSATSASNGAVTYSVVNGPATIAGSTVTITGAGTVALKADQAAAGNYATATATTSFNVAPAIPRLSFAVVGTKTYGDAPFSVTATSNSTGAFTYSVMSGPATISGSTVTIIGAGTVTLQASQAAAGNYAAATATTSFNVAPAVATVNFAVPAHTYGDAPFGVGATSNSTGAFTYSVVSGPATIAGSTVTIIGAGAVILQANQAEDSNYQAGAQHATFLVTQAPLTVSANNTSRIYGTANSTFTGSIAGAKYNDSFMESFSTSATQTTPVGSYAIVPAASGPNLNNYTVSATNGTLIITQAGTATSLTTSNVSAAANQSVTLTATVTSLTSGTPTGTVTILDNGTALQTVPLANGAASFTTTLAPGVTHTLTARYVGDINFLASVSAGAGTVVTVAPQDFTFSGSGSPASQTVIPGSAVSFTFNLAPSSGNNSYPAAVSLAVSGCPQGATCTLSPIGFAANAGPQTVTLTVQTAAVTARRSENHTPWSLALLLLPLAGARRVRRSSQRLQRLLFLFVVVIVGGATLVGLSGCGSGNGFLAQQPQDYTITVTATSGGAQHVSTVILNLQ from the coding sequence ATGCGGATCCCCGCGAAGATGAGCCCGCCAAGACAGATGACAGCTCCGGCATACATCGCAAAAGTTTACATCGCCGATACCAATAACAGTGCCATCCATAAATACGCGCCCAGTGGCAGCGGATATATCCAGCTATCAGATGTCGCCAATGGACTGAACAATCCCCGGGGCGTAGCGGTGGATGGCAACGGCAACGTCTACATCGCCGATACCAATAACAATCGTGTGCTGAAAGAGACGCTCTCCAGCGGCGCCTACACCCAAAGCACAATCGCCAATGGACTGAACAATCCCCAGAGTGTAGCGGTGGATGGCAACGGCAACGTCTACATCCCCGATCCCAATAACAATCGTGTGCTGAAAGAGACGCTCTCCAGCGGCACCTACACCCAAAGCACGATCGCGAGTGGACTGAACAGTCCCGGGGGCGTAGCGGTGGATGGCAACGGGAATGTCTATTTTTCGAATTATGACACCCAGCGGATCGTAAAGATCGACATCGCCGACCCACCGAGCCTGAGCTTTGCAACAGCACCTGTCGGTACGACCAGCAGCGACAGCCCGAAGACGGTGACGTTGATCAACAACGGCAACGCAGACCTGAGCTTCCCGTCGCCAAGTCCTTCAGGAAATAATCCCAGCATCTCGACGAACTTCATCCTGAGCAGCAGCAGTGGAACCGCTTGCCCGCTGGTGAACAGCAGCTCGTCGGCACCGGGGACGCTGGCTGCCAACACGAGCTGCGATCTTCCCATCAGCTTCTCTCCCACCGCAGCAGGAAGCATCAGCGGCTCGCTAATACTGACCGACAACCATCTCAACGCTACTGCTCCCTATGCAACACAGACAATCGCTCTCAGCGGCACCGCGATCCAGCCTGTGACAGCTACTCTGGCGGTCGTGTCGTCGACGCTGACGGCGAACCATGTGGCGACACCGTTTACACCGGTGACCGGATCGGGGGGCACGGCGCCGCTGAGCTACACAGCCTCTCCCGGACTGCCTGCGGGCCTTAGCTTCAACACGGCCACCGGCACGGTCTCAGGAACACCGACGGTGACGAGCGCAGCGACAACCTATACGGTGACGGTGACGGACACGAACGGTGCCACAGCGACGGCGAACTTCAGCCTTACCGTGGTGGGCGACACGCCGACGGTCAGCTTTACGGTGCCACAACATACCTATGGCGATGCACCGTTTACGGTGACCGCAACCTCGAACTCGACCGGAGCGTTTACCTACTCGGTAGTGAGCGGGCCAGCAACCATTTCGGGTAACACCGTGACGATCACCGGAGCTGGCACAGTGACGCTGCAGGTGGACATGGCCGCAACTGCACTCTACCTCTCCGGTACAGCGACAACGAGCTTCAACGTTGCACCTGCCATCCCGACATTGAACTTTGCCGCGGTCGGCGCGAAGACGTATGGCGACGCTCCGTTCGCGGTAAGTGCAACGTCAGCGTCGAATGGCACGGTTACGTACACCGTAGTAAGTGGGCCGGCGACGATAGCAGGCAGCACAGTAACGATCACCGGCGCGGGTGCGGTAACGCTGCAGGCAAGCCAGGCTACGGCGGGCAACTATGCAACAGCTACAGCGACAACAAGCTTCAACGTTGCGCCTGCCATCCCGACATTGAGTTTTGCCGTCGTCGGCACGAAGACGTATGGCGACGCTCCCTTCCCAGTAAGTGCAACGTCAGCATCCAATGGCGCGGTTACGTACTCAGTAGTAAATGGACCGGCGACGATAGCAGGCAGCACAGTAACGATCACCGGTGCAGGAACGGTAGCACTGAAAGCAGACCAGGCTGCGGCAGGCAACTATGCAACAGCTACAGCGACAACAAGCTTCAACGTTGCACCTGCCATCCCCAGATTGAGTTTTGCCGTCGTCGGCACGAAGACGTATGGCGACGCTCCCTTCTCGGTAACTGCAACGTCGAACTCCACCGGCGCGTTTACCTACTCAGTGATGTCGGGCCCTGCAACCATCTCTGGCTCGACAGTGACAATCATCGGTGCAGGAACGGTGACGTTACAAGCAAGCCAGGCTGCGGCGGGCAATTATGCAGCGGCTACAGCAACAACAAGCTTCAACGTTGCACCTGCAGTTGCAACGGTCAACTTTGCGGTACCGGCACACACCTATGGCGACGCTCCGTTCGGGGTGGGTGCAACGTCGAATTCCACTGGCGCGTTCACGTACTCCGTGGTGTCGGGTCCGGCAACCATCGCCGGTTCGACAGTGACAATCATCGGAGCTGGAGCGGTGATACTGCAGGCGAACCAAGCTGAAGACAGCAACTACCAGGCAGGTGCGCAGCATGCGACCTTCCTCGTTACGCAGGCGCCACTGACTGTTTCTGCAAACAATACCAGCCGCATCTACGGCACCGCGAACTCAACGTTCACCGGCTCGATTGCGGGAGCAAAGTACAACGATAGCTTTATGGAAAGCTTCAGTACATCGGCAACGCAAACGACGCCGGTTGGCAGCTACGCAATCGTACCGGCAGCTTCAGGCCCGAACCTGAATAACTACACGGTGTCAGCCACGAACGGTACGCTGATCATCACTCAGGCAGGAACGGCAACCAGCCTGACAACGAGCAACGTGTCTGCCGCTGCCAACCAGAGCGTCACGCTGACAGCAACCGTTACTTCATTGACCAGCGGCACACCAACAGGGACAGTGACGATCCTTGATAACGGCACAGCATTGCAGACCGTTCCGCTGGCAAACGGCGCAGCGTCATTCACCACGACGCTTGCCCCTGGAGTAACGCACACACTTACAGCCAGATATGTGGGCGACATCAACTTCCTTGCAAGCGTCAGCGCAGGAGCAGGAACAGTTGTAACGGTTGCGCCGCAGGACTTCACCTTCTCCGGCAGCGGTAGCCCGGCCAGCCAGACAGTGATACCGGGGAGTGCAGTCAGCTTCACCTTCAATCTGGCACCGAGTAGCGGGAACAATAGCTATCCGGCAGCGGTATCGCTGGCTGTCTCCGGCTGCCCGCAGGGTGCGACCTGCACGCTCTCTCCTATCGGCTTCGCTGCGAACGCCGGCCCACAGACGGTGACGCTGACCGTGCAGACTGCTGCAGTAACGGCTCGTAGAAGTGAGAACCATACACCTTGGTCACTGGCTCTGTTACTGCTACCGCTAGCAGGTGCACGCCGCGTGCGGCGCTCGTCGCAACGTCTGCAGCGGTTGCTGTTTCTCTTTGTAGTCGTGATCGTCGGAGGAGCAACTCTCGTCGGCCTAAGTGGATGTGGCAGTGGGAATGGCTTCCTGGCGCAGCAGCCGCAGGACTACACCATCACCGTGACAGCCACCAGTGGCGGAGCACAACACGTGTCCACCGTCATCCTGAACCTGCAGTAG
- a CDS encoding VirB3 family type IV secretion system protein: protein MTRRGEPQAINQALNRPRAKLGLDLTAWMAIVFVCIAVFLVGFRLLAMMAFPTLAVGAWLIIRKHPKMFQLWGLSLNQKSYYDPRKH, encoded by the coding sequence ATGACTCGGCGAGGAGAGCCGCAGGCAATCAATCAGGCGCTGAATCGTCCAAGGGCCAAACTTGGCCTGGACCTCACAGCATGGATGGCGATCGTATTCGTCTGCATTGCGGTTTTCCTCGTTGGGTTTCGTCTCCTGGCGATGATGGCATTTCCCACCCTTGCCGTGGGCGCGTGGCTCATCATTCGCAAACACCCGAAGATGTTCCAGCTCTGGGGCTTGAGCCTCAACCAGAAGAGCTACTATGACCCGCGCAAACACTGA